The genomic DNA GTCGAACCCCCTTTAATATTGGTCGGGCGATCGAGTTATCCGGCTTCCAGCTCAATGAGGCAGCACCCCTGGCAAAAGGATTGGTCAACAATACAAAAAGCCCCCAGGCTGTCCTGGAAGCAGTTCTGAAGTGGACGGGTGGACAGCCCTTCCTGACGCAAAAAGTGTGTCAACTCATTATTGAGAACAGCTCAACCATTCCCGCAGGGCAGGAAACAAGCTGGATTGAACAGTTTGTCCAAACGAAAGTGATTGAGAATTGGGAAACCCAGGATGAACCGGAACACTTACGAACGATCCGCAACCGGATTTTTAGAAGTGAACAAAATGCGAGTCATGTGCTGAAACTTTATCAGCAAATTCTGGAACAGTCCCAAATTCCGGCAGATAATAGTCCCGAACAGGCAGAGCTACGGTTATCGGGACTGGTGGTGAAACAGCAAGGAATGCTGGAGGCATATAACCCGATCTATCGAGCGGTATTTAACCAGCAGTGGGTTGAGGAAGCGATCGCAAAACTCCAGCCCCAGGATGAGGCGATCGCAGAACGGCTGGGGGCAATCCGGGATACGATTCTTCAGAATAAGAGCTGTATCAAGCTGCTTGAACTTTATCAGCGCATTCTTCAGCAGCCCAGCGTTGCAGCGGAGGATACCCCTGAGGCAAAATTACTGCTGAACCTGGGATTGATTAAAGTGAATGAGGGGCATTTGCAGGTTGCAAACCGGGTTTATGCCAATTTCTTCAACCAGGATTGGGTCGAGCAGGAATTAGCAAAATCGAGACAGCGACGCATCATTCGCCAGCGCTACGAAGTAATCGAGAAGCTGGATAGCGGCAGCTCAATTCAAACCTATCTGGTTAAAGATCTTCAGCACCCCAGCAAGCTACAGTGCATTCTCAAGCAAATTACGCCGCCGGATGAGGTGGAAGCTTTTGCCAGAATGCACAATCAATTTACTAACACCTATCTTGAACTTCAGCAGTTAAATACCCACCCCGATCGCCAGGTTGCGAATCTGATTGCCTGCTTTGATGAGGATGAGAAGTTTTACATCGTTCAGGAGTTCGTTCAGGGACATAACCTGGACTGCGAGATCAATCCAGAGCATGAATGGAGCGAAGCACAGGTGATTGATCTGCTGATCGAAACCCTGGAAATTCTCAACTTCGTACATGCCCTTGAGCTATCCCACCTCAACCTGAAGCCCTCAAACATCAGACGGCGAGGCAGCGATAACAAGCTGGTTTTGATCGATTTTGGCACATTAAAACGTCTCTGTGTTTCGGCTCAGAGCGCTGAATCGGAGGAGCGTCCTCAATTCTTTGGCTCAGCCGGGTACGTTCCTCCAGAAGGAATCGAGACAATGACTGAGACCGATCTGGATATTTATGCTACTGGCATGATTGGCATTCAGGCTCTCACCGGAATTGAGCCTAAAGATCTAGCCATCAATCGAATTTCAGGGGAAGTGATCTGGCGTTTCTCCACGCTGACAAATCCAGGTCGAACCATTAGTCCAGAGCTAACCACGATTCTGGATAGAATGATCGATCTACAACCTGATGTTCGCTATCCTGACATCGCACAAATTATTCAGGATCTCCAGCAGGTTCGGGAGCAGGGCACCCATTCATTGCACAAACACAGCCGCTTTAAGCTGCTAGAGAAGCGACTCATTGCAGGGGCAGCTCTGGGGTTAGTCACGGCTGGACTGGCTGGCTTTAGCTGGCATCAGCGATCGTTGACGACTCAGAAAAACAGATCGCTCATGGCAACCTGTACCAGCGTATTGCAATCCCTCAAAACCGGAAAAGATCCAATCAATGCCGATTTAACTGCTGAAGCAAAGAAGATTGATGAGAGCTGCGATACAATCCTTCAGGGGGCATTAAGCGCAGAGCAGAGGTTAGATATCCTAAACCGCAGAGGACAGGCGCTGCTTCTGCTGGGTAAGAGTTCACAAATGCTGAACCAAGGGGATGATTCAACTCAATATGTTGAAAAAGCTCAAAAGAGTTTCCAAGAGGCTTTAAGCATTGACGATAAAAATCCTCAGGTTCGCTTCTATCTAGGGCTTGCCAAGCAGCTGAAGAAGGACTTTAGCTTTAAAGACGATTTCAATAGTGCGGTCGAGCTGTATCTCAAGCAAGACCTCAATCAGACAAAGGCTTCAGACTATCCCATCCTGGCAAAGTTAGCCTCTTATCTGCCGCAGCAGCAGGATAAACCGGATAATAACTTCAACCGGGCAAACCAACTCTATGAAAAGGCAATTCAGCTCTATATGCAGGAGAACAACCAGCAATTGGATAAAGAGTACGTGATGAATCTCTACATCAACCAGGGGATATTAAATTACAGAACCAATAACCGCCTGGAGGGGGCTAATATCCTGGGAAATGCCCGTAAGATTGATCTGCAAAATCCTGCTCCACAACTCTATTTCAACTATTTTGACGCATGCTCCGTGACAAATAGTTCTGCATTTTCATGTGAGCCGACCGCTCCCTCTCCTGCTGCAACTCCTAACGCCCCCTCTGGCGGTAACTCAGCTCCTATTCGCAATT from Leptolyngbya ohadii IS1 includes the following:
- a CDS encoding AAA-like domain-containing protein, with the translated sequence MTMNPPRSTYHYEIGGSLSSDAPTYVVRQADEDLYETLKAGKFCYVLNSRQMGKSSLRVRTMQRLKEEGIACAEVDLTGVGSQGLTEEQWYGGVVNELIRGLQLPESFDWRSWWRERAPLAHVQRWGRFIEEVLLTHIQQNIVIFIDEIDSVLGLQFPFDDFFAQIRFCHNKRADDPAYQRLTFCLLGVATPSDLIQDRRRTPFNIGRAIELSGFQLNEAAPLAKGLVNNTKSPQAVLEAVLKWTGGQPFLTQKVCQLIIENSSTIPAGQETSWIEQFVQTKVIENWETQDEPEHLRTIRNRIFRSEQNASHVLKLYQQILEQSQIPADNSPEQAELRLSGLVVKQQGMLEAYNPIYRAVFNQQWVEEAIAKLQPQDEAIAERLGAIRDTILQNKSCIKLLELYQRILQQPSVAAEDTPEAKLLLNLGLIKVNEGHLQVANRVYANFFNQDWVEQELAKSRQRRIIRQRYEVIEKLDSGSSIQTYLVKDLQHPSKLQCILKQITPPDEVEAFARMHNQFTNTYLELQQLNTHPDRQVANLIACFDEDEKFYIVQEFVQGHNLDCEINPEHEWSEAQVIDLLIETLEILNFVHALELSHLNLKPSNIRRRGSDNKLVLIDFGTLKRLCVSAQSAESEERPQFFGSAGYVPPEGIETMTETDLDIYATGMIGIQALTGIEPKDLAINRISGEVIWRFSTLTNPGRTISPELTTILDRMIDLQPDVRYPDIAQIIQDLQQVREQGTHSLHKHSRFKLLEKRLIAGAALGLVTAGLAGFSWHQRSLTTQKNRSLMATCTSVLQSLKTGKDPINADLTAEAKKIDESCDTILQGALSAEQRLDILNRRGQALLLLGKSSQMLNQGDDSTQYVEKAQKSFQEALSIDDKNPQVRFYLGLAKQLKKDFSFKDDFNSAVELYLKQDLNQTKASDYPILAKLASYLPQQQDKPDNNFNRANQLYEKAIQLYMQENNQQLDKEYVMNLYINQGILNYRTNNRLEGANILGNARKIDLQNPAPQLYFNYFDACSVTNSSAFSCEPTAPSPAATPNAPSGGNSAPIRNSVSGSQSTNQPRTNPSLPPILPVYSCKDYPVLAIARLGSANPDPLCR